The following nucleotide sequence is from Bacteroidales bacterium.
TATCGATATTCATTTTGATAACACCGTAGCTGATGGCTTCGCGGATTTCTTCACGACTGGAGCCTGAACCACCATGAAATACAAAATTCACTGGTTTCTCAGCAGTTCCATATTTCTTAACAATAAACTTCTGAGAATTATCAAGAATGACTGGTTGAAGCTTCACATTACCAGGTTTATAAACACCATGCACATTTCCGAAAGAAGCAGCAATAGTAAATTTATCACTGATTTTCATCAGTTCTTCATATGCAAAGGCCACATCTTCAGGTTGTGTATAAAGCTTGGCTGAATCAACATCACTATTATCTACACCATCTTCTTCTCCACCGGTAACGCCTAATTCAATTTCAAGGGTCATCCCGATTTTACTCATACGAGCCAGGTATTTTTTACAGATCTCAATATTTTCTTCTAATGATTCCTCTGACAGGTCAAGCATATGCGAGCTGAATAAGGGTTTACCAAACTCTTTGAAATGCTTTTCACCAGCATCGAGAAGGCCATCTATCCAGGGTAAGAGTTTTTTAGCTGCATGGTCAGTATGAACAATCACAGGAACACCATACATTTCGGCCATCATATGAATGTGTTTGGCACCTGAAACAGCACCGGCAATAGCTGCTTTTTCCCCCTCATTACTGAGGAATTTTCCTGCATAAAAATGAGCGCCTCCATTGGAGAACTGAATGATCACAGGGGAGTTCGCCTCTTTGGCTGCTTGTAAAACTGCATTCACCGAATCAGTCCCTACCACATTCACAGCAGGAAGTGCAAAATGGTTCTGCTTGGCTATCCTGAATACTTTTTGTACATCGTCACCGGTAACCACACCAGCAGCAATATTATCCAATACCTTGTCTGACATATTGTTATGTTTTTTTTAATGTTTAATTTACAAAGTGCAAAGGTACGTTATTTACAAAATAAACCCTAAAAGTTTAGTTCCTAAAATCATTGTTACGCACTTAATGCACCTTTCATCGATACTTCAATTTAATTCACCAAATTCTATTACTTTTGCAGTCGGAATAGAGGAGCTGAAATTCCAAATAATTTGCTGAATTAAATCTAAAATCTAGCAAAAATTCCCCCCGGGGAAAAAAAAAAAAAAACCGGCCCCGTAGTTCAGCTGAATAGAATGTCAGATTCCGGTTCTGAAGGTCACAGGTTTGAATCCTGTCGGGGTCACTACTCTAAACCTT
It contains:
- the fbaA gene encoding class II fructose-bisphosphate aldolase; translation: MSDKVLDNIAAGVVTGDDVQKVFRIAKQNHFALPAVNVVGTDSVNAVLQAAKEANSPVIIQFSNGGAHFYAGKFLSNEGEKAAIAGAVSGAKHIHMMAEMYGVPVIVHTDHAAKKLLPWIDGLLDAGEKHFKEFGKPLFSSHMLDLSEESLEENIEICKKYLARMSKIGMTLEIELGVTGGEEDGVDNSDVDSAKLYTQPEDVAFAYEELMKISDKFTIAASFGNVHGVYKPGNVKLQPVILDNSQKFIVKKYGTAEKPVNFVFHGGSGSSREEIREAISYGVIKMNIDTDTQWATWKGILDFYKKNEGYLQGQIGNPEGEDKPNKKYYDPRKWLNEAQKSMVSRLKVAFEDLNCLDKN